Genomic window (Pyrus communis chromosome 13, drPyrComm1.1, whole genome shotgun sequence):
CCTACACACGTTCCATACAAATTCAAACACAATTTGCCTCTCAAATTCAAGATTATTGATTTTGTTCAACATCTGCATCCAATTGATTTCTTTTCATAACACAGGTAAGAGGTaagatttttttaaaaaaattcttttatggGTAATGTTACGggaaccaaaattttaaacctaatTTGCAGACTAAATAacgtgtcactaataagaattaaacacgttaatcaatgtttaagtaataatccaatcatcaacaactatattatttgatttgcaaatttaatctttctAACATTAtctgttttttattattaagaagaagaattcaaaacaataattaaaaaatatagagTTTTCGAAACACATGAATGAAAGTTCAACATCCTGTccacaaaaaaattgaaccacATGCAATCACAAGGTAAGATTAACTCACAAAATATGTACTTTTTTAGAGTGCAAAGGGCAACCCCCAACAATCAGGCCACAAAACATGGTAAAGAAGGTCggtgttttaaacttttaatttaattaattaattccttTCCCTCTTTACTCTCTCCGACCTCCACGCGTCAAAAGCAGCAGCAAGTTATATTAATCGATCCGTACTACGTGTACCACTGTCAAGAGAATATTTGGCACTCTTGTAATTACTCCCAAATCATAAGGTCAAAGTCGTCAATACCAAaagatcaaattttataaatcaaataatgtaattataaaggattaatatatatattttttctttacaggtaattgaattattatttaaatatcgaataatatttttattttttactaataacatattatttaaataaattttatttaaaaatttgatcttatAGCGTTACCGTTAAATATCCTAACATGCCTGCCATTGTTCTCAAACAGAGTCACCTCCACTGTTCCTCTCTCGAATTATAGTGTTATTCACTTGACGCTTCTCACACACAACCCAAACTCTCtttcctctcttctctctctagaagCAGCACCAGTTCAtccactctttctctctccaaacTGCCAAACTCTCCCCACTTTCGCACATCTTTCTCCACATTCCACAAAAAAGCAAACACAACCACCGCATCCATGACAGAGGTCACGAAGCAGCAGCACCTCCCCATCAAGGGCGGAACTCTGATCTCGGACGTCAACAGTCTCTTCTCTATCCTCAACACCAGAAACACCGCGGCTTTTGCATATGGCATCATGTTTGCTTTCATCGCCTTGACTGTTTTCATGACCTTCAATCCCACCGCGAACTACACTTCTCCATATTTTGCAAGCATTATCACTACTTCAAATTCTACTACTTCCACTTCTGGTTCGAGCAATTCacttttctccttcttcttccccaatgGTACTTCTTCATCTCCGCCGCAGCAAGATCGAACCGTTTTTTCTCCTCCGCCGCAAACAGAGCCGTCTAGATCTGCTAACACCACCGCCGCCCCCGCAGCATCTGCCACTGTGAATAAACAACCCACTATTTTGAACCCGAATCAGACCTCAAACGTCCAGCCAATACCTCTAGTCACACCCAAGAATAGTACTACTTCACCTGAACCGACAACCCGTTTGAAAACCCAGACCGACAACACCCACAATTCTGAGAATGCCACAGTTTTTACAGCCAATCAGACCGGAACCACCGCCCCAAAAACCCCGGTGGCGGCCGGGAATGGAAGCGCCGATCCGGCACCGAATTCGAGTTCCACGAACAAAAGCGTTGCAGAGAAGGGTGTGGAGAAGAATTTAACTGCTCCCCTGTTGAAAAAACGGAGCAATGAAACGAATTCCGGCGTGCCGGCGGAGCAAGGGAAGCAGGGGAGTGATGATTTGGTGAAGTCTTTGATGAATTGTGATATGCTACATGGAGAGTGGGTGAAGGACGATTCGTATCCGCTATACAAACCTGGGTCTTGTCCTCTGATCGATGAGCAGTTCAATTGTATTCTCAATGGCAGACCTGATAAGGattaccaaaaattcaaatggaaGCCTAAGGATTGCACTTTACCAAGGTATGTGATCAAATTGTAAATTTACTTGTTGGAAGTCTAATAAAATTTTTTTGGGTACCATTTTTATGTGTATAATATTGTACTTGGATTGCCTTTTGATCTACTCAGATGCTTATTGGGTTATGGGGTTTTGATTAATCAAAGTTCATGTTGATCTGTTGTCGATTTTCAGTTTTAGATATTAgaatttttcttctgtttttagCATTGTTTCATGTCTCGTAAGATATTTTGATTAAGAAAGTTAGGGTTTTTCTCTGTATATCCGTTGAAAATGATCCGTGACTAAATCTTTGGGTTTTGCTTGACGAAGACTTGTtaatatgaaatggtttttatGACCAGGTTGGATGGAAGTCATATGTTGGAGTTGTTGAGAGGAAAGCGCTTGGTATTCGTTGGTGATTCTCTGAATAGGAATATGTGGGAGTCTCTGGTTTGCATCCTTAGAAACTCGGTGAAAGATAAAAGCAAGGTTTTCGAAGCCAATGGGAGAACCCATTTTCGTGGGGAAGCTTCGTATTCCTTCATATTCAAAGTAGGTTAATTCGATTAATCAATTCTTCAACTTATTCTTATGTTGGGTTGAGGCAACACTTCATCTATTTGTTGAAACTTATGTGCTGTTCTTGTTTAAATTGAATGGATTGGCAGGACTATAACTGCACGGTGGAGTTCTTCGTGTCTCCCTTCTTAGTTCGAGAATGGGAAATGCCGGAGAAAGATGGATCAAAGAGAGAAACACTTCGTCTTGACTTAGTAGGGAGATCTTCCGATCTGTATAAAGATGCTGATATCGTCATCTTCAACACCGGACACTGGTGGACTCATGAGAAAACCTCCAAAGGGTAAGTTTATTACCAtcttaattcaaataatatgtAGGTTTGTAGTGTAGGCTCTGGCCCTTGGAACTAAAATAGCATAAAATTTGCAGGAAAGACTATTACCAAGAAGGTAGCCATGTCTATGGTGAATTGAATGTTCTTGAGGCGTTTCGGAAAGCTTTAACTACGTGGGCAAGATGGGTTGATGCCAAGGTTGATCCGAAGAAAAGTATTGTCTTCTTTCGGGGCTATTCTGCTTCCCATTTCAGGTAAACTTGAAGTAATCATAGTTTAACCTAGATAGTGATAATGCATTGCATTATAAGTTTCCCTTCTTATTTGTGTGCCGATGCTCATGATATTGCATCAACATTATGGCCTTTGAATTACCAATTGAGAAGTAAAGAAATGAACATGAATATGTTCATTGCTGTTTCCTTCAGAATATGGTCAAAATTAAGCAACTCTTATGTACATGAAAATAATTGAGATTTGTATttatatttgtatttattttccTCCGACAGTGGTGGGCAGTGGAATTCTGGTGGCCAATGCGACAGTGAGACAGTTCCCATCTTCAATGAGAAGTATCTGAGACCGTACCCGCCCAAGATGCTGGTACTGGAGAAGGTGTTGAGAAACATGAAAAGCCATGTCACATATCTCAATATCACAAGAATGACAGATTTCCGGAAGGATGGTCACCCGTCAATCTACCGGAAGCAAAAACTGTCCAAGGAAGAAAGGACATCACCTAAGAGCTTCCAGGACTGCAGCCATTGGTGCCTTCCTGGTGTTCCTGACGCGTGGAATGAGGTTCTCTACGCCGAGCTCCTAGTAAAGCTGTACGAAAATAAGCAGCAGCAACTGCAACAGCAGAAGAAGAGAGCATAGGTAAAGTGTCACACTAAACTTAAGGGGCCACATTCATTCATACTCAAACATTGAGTGATCTAAATCACAGTGAGCAGTATACTCTCTTTTTTCCTGCCCTTTTTTCGACATTATCGATGTAAAGCATCGGAGCAAAGATCCGACGAAGAGTAACTTATTCTACAAGTTATGTGATCAAAATGCATAAACTTATTTGTTTATGAATGAAGGGAGCAAAGGGAAGAGTGAAAAGAGGGTAGGGAGTTATTTTAGCCAGTGATGcaattttcacttgtaaatttCTTTCTTATTAGCCCAAAAAATCACAGGCTTGGAGAATTGTAAATGTCTATCCtctattaattatttaattttttttagtttctgttAACAGTTTTGCTTATTCTTTCAGTATCTTTCTAAATAACCTGCGAAATGATAATCgaacaccaatttttttttcccatgcACGCTCCATTTCCTATTTGAtcttgtttgttgtttttgtttaatttcttccAATTCCTTATAACTTTAGCATACCCGTGATGGATTTTTGATTGTTTGTACCTGAAAGTTGCAGGCTGTTTACTGCTATTGATGAGGACATACAGATGATAATAGAATTAATCTGGTAATACATTGTTAAATAGTTGATTAGGAGGTTTATGCCCAAGAACTTTTTCAAACGTGTCAAGTGGGATGCCTGGCCATAAGTCAAAAGTTAGGCAGTTCAGGTTTCATGTTTGAATATAATTTCTTAGCGGTTGACACGTGTAATTGTACTATAGCTACCATTGACCACCGGTGTGAGCGGCAAATTGTTTGGCTTCAAGAATTGTTAAAACATAATTTTCATCCTAATTAATGTGATTAAGggcttgtttggatgtgcttttaaaatgactgataccgcttttagagaaaatgtttttgggttccaaaagtaTTTAAGTGCTTTTTACAAGAAGCATCAGTTATGCGCTTCTTCCAAGAAACACTTTAGGTGCTTTTCTAAGATTTACTActatttttactaaagattgttttcaaaaatattttcacaaaaagtgttcttagtcattttaaaagcacatccaaacgagccttAATTTTATATTAACACAACGGCCATGGTGGCTTAGTATATCATGCCCAACTGTGGGGTTCCTTGGGGTACTGTTTGGTACGCAGACATGACAGAACGAAGGTTTCGTGCTATGTTTGGTATGCGCATGATGGAACAAGATGGTTGTTCCGTTCTATGTTTGGTAAGCGCATGGCGAATGGAACAAAAAGATTAAATGACTAACTTACCTCTGTTCCATCTGTTGTTTGGTGCAATGTTTATGTGATGGATGAGACGGGTCAGTTTTTCAGTCGTTCATATTTGAACACATATGCTTatctatgatatattttttacactagcGAATATCAAttcttttttgtcattttattaatAGTTTTGCTTGCAGGCCTATTTAATTGAGCTATTCTAAGTGAATAAAGAGAGGGAGACCGGTGacaataagagagagagaagagagatttaattgtgaggtatGTGTTGTATCATCTcatgtgcctttatttataggagtaagataggtaaaatccttacccttttaggattacaactcttaataggtaatcaactcctaataagaatataagagatattcctagatccactagaatttacacaatcatattcatatactaaatatgactgcaacactccctcttgagtgtgtaaatactcaaacaatcatcacatcagatcttcagcagataaggtagaacaATTGATGAAGTCGATGACACAAAACCTTAAGAAAGTATGCATtagtagtaaaactcacaaaaccttgctatggtaaaatcTAAGATGAGAAAAAAAACCCATAGATTAAGGAGAAAAGttagaagtatgcataatgtctaaaacaaacatcaaacaggacgaaagtagtgaactcaacggaatatgatcatcccagggtgggtgcctcattaaaacctcgttaggtagaaAAAACCCAGCgggaaaaaatgctcctaatcgtaagaaaaagagtacattaagatcaagtgagtatgttTGAGGATACTctccctgagttagacataacttccaaataagagaactataAGTGATTCAattcagataatttacgcatacagATTCCTTTGATtagcttctgaaaagtagacttaggatatgacttggtgaagagatcagCCAGGTTGTCCtgtgaacggatttgcttgactttaaTGTTTTGATGCTGGTGAGAGTAAAAGAATTTTGGCGcaatatgcttggtgttgtctcccttgatgtatcccttctttaactgctcgatacatgctgcattgtcttcaaagatcgttaTACGAAAGTCAATGACGGAAGTAAGACtactagtgcttcgaatatgttccataactgctctcaaccaaaagcacttaTGTGATGCTTCATGCATGGCGAGAATCTCAATATGGTTCgaagaagtcgcaactagcgtttgcttggtagacctccaagatatagcgatgtttccaacggtaaagacatagctCGTTTGAGAACGTTCCATATGTGAGTTAGACAGATATCCAACATCTGTGTAACTAATAAGGCATGAATCAATTCGAGGACCGAGAGGGCAACAACTCCTCTCGAGGATTCGTGGGTGTACAACAAGCCCAAATCTGTCGTACCTTTGAGGTagtggaaaatgtctttaacaccattctagTGTCTGCGTGTAGGTGCATTGTTGTATCTAGCCATaagattaacagcgaatgagatgtcgggtctagtgcattgagccaagtacaataaagccctaattgcacttaggtatgaaacttcaggctccaaaatcttttCCTCATCCTCTTTaggacggaagggatctcgtttatcATCTAGAATCCGGACGACCATAAGAGTACTTGAAGGCTTTGCTTTATCCTTATTAAAATGACGTAACACATTCTAGGTGTAGTTCAATTGATGTACTAGAATTCCATccaaacaatgctcgatctctaGGCCAAGGTAATATAGAGTTTTCCCAAgatttttcatctcaaatttcgatTTCAAGTGCGCGACAATTTCCTCGAGCTTCGCGGAAGTTctgatgaggttcatgtcgtcaacataaactgcaacgattgtaaatccagaatgtgacttctttatgaataCACATGGGCATAATTCGTTGTTCATAAAccttgacttgtcaaatattcactcagatggttataccacattcacCAAGATTATTTTAATCCGAAGAGTGAACTCCTCAATCTAATCGCGAGAGTGTTCCGtagtctagaactatttgaaccagttaaTGGAAGTCCTTCTAGAATTTTCACGTAGATTTCCGTATCTCGATCTCCATAGAGATACgtggttaccacgtccataagttgcatattcaatttttcggaaactaccaaactaattAGGTAGTGGAACGTTATGACATCAATTACGGGGAATACGTttcctcgtaatcaatcccaaTTGATGTTAAGAGAAGCCTTATGCTACGAGGTgtgctttgtatcgcactatttcattcttcttatTACGCTTCCTCACAAAAACTTACTTGTAGCccacgggcttcacatgtggtggaATAGAAGCTACAGACCAAAACATCTTGCGTTTCACACGCAAATTGAGTTCgacctggattgcttgtttctagtttgaccaatctGTTTTACGTCAGCATTTATCAATGAAACGTGGTTTAATGTCATCactaagcatgatgtcagtagctactATGTATGCAAATGCATCGTCGACAATCATCTCGTTTTgattccaaaccttatccaatacTGCGTAGTGGACCAAAATTTTGCGATTTTCGGGAGGTCGGGTTGTCTCGTCTATGACATtaccgtaatctagaataacctcatgtgTTGGAACATATGAATGAGCGATGGTCCGATTTAAACTAAGGTTACTAGTTGGTGCCGATTTCCTCTTCTGGGGTTATGAATCATTTGAATCAAGGGGTCTGCCATGCTTTAGGGTCGGAGTAGATGATTAGTTAGCTGTCAATGTACCAGGCTGCGTGGAAGGTGATGCCTCCTCACCTTTCGAGACGGTCTGGCCTTCCCAGGCGGTGTTACAACATATGCGgggtacatctatccttgcaggtACGTTTGCAacaggtatatgtgatcttgtaaCTTTAGTTAGATCGGTAAAAGCATCCGACATGCTTTTGAGCAATGCTttgaagatctataattcgtCGCAGCTCACTTTCAGACTGGGCAGTACGGGGATCGAAATGAGAAATAATGGGAATATACCATGACAATTCACAGCGTTCTCCAGAAACATTAACATGCTTATCTCTCATAACAATGGGaaaactgtctcatcaaagtgacaatttGCAAAACGTGTggtaaagagatctcctgtCAAAGGCTCTAAGTAGCGAATAACagatggcgaatcataaccgacatagattcccatttttctctgaggatccattttggtacgtagtggcgGTGCTATTAGCATATAGATTGTGCACCCAAACACACGTAAATGCAAGATGTCAAGCTCGTATCCAGTGACCAATTGTAACGGTGAATGAGGTTGGGTAGCGATGGACCTTAGGTGGACCAATATGCCTGCGTGCtatattgcatagccctaggcagatATCGGCAGTTTGGTTCGCATAACTAAAGTCTGAGCTATCAATTGAAAGAGCTTTGTGAAAGCTTTTGCTAggccgttttgggtgtgaacatggggtacatgatgttcaacttcaaccctattgacatgcaataatcatcaaaagtcTGTGATGTAAACTTTCCAGCGTTATCCAGTTGAATCGACTTGATTGGATAATCAAGGTGGTGAGCCCTTATCTTAATAATTTCTGCTAAGAGTTTCGCAAATGCAGCGTTGCATGTGGACAACAAgaaaacatgtgaccatcgtgtcgatgcatcaaccaacaccataaagtatctaaatggtccgcatgttggttcgataggtccacaaataccCCCTTAAATCTTTTGAAGAAACTTAGGGGggttgtgaataatctttgtatgtGAGGGTTaagtattcaacttccctaaagaGCACGCTTTGCATGGCAGGAATCTAACAGATGGAGGTAAATGATgccatgtgatgatttgaggatacggcgcatcatATCACGTCCGGGATGTCCTATAAGGTCATGCTAAAGCAGCAAAGTGCTCAGCCGGTCACATGGTGGGCTTCTATGTTGCGAATGGTTGTTATATACAACCCACTTGGGGGACATTCTAACTTTTCCTGAATATACTTTTGGCCATACTCGTATAAataatacaaagaaattcagaaccattatcttcagtggtttcaatatgatattgattatcttgaatatctctaaaactcagcaacgttATTCCGGAACGTTGAGAATAGAGggcctctttaatggttaagatTGTACCATTATACAACATAATACGGGGGTTTtccgtatccttcaatcaggttggatgagcCTGAGAGAGTCGTCATATGTGTTTTCTTAGGTAGCCATACAACTAACTTCGccactagacatacctagaaataaattgattgaatttgtcACATGCATtaatataattccattcattcaattaatcaatttgagaaataatattcataaaataattatccataattcaaaacaaaccaaaaccaaacaaattattccaaatacttagaaaaattgtccaaaaattaaaccataaacctaaaaaatgtggtggggggggggggggggggggtgggtctGGCCACTCCTAGTGagttcggccactaggggtaaaacaCCCCAAAAACATgtctaaaagaataaaaattattcgTCTATAGAAGCTGATGCCTCCTGAAAATCTGATGTCTCCATGGATGTAGTAGCATATTCAAGATGGTCCACATGTGTAAAGTTAGACTCACAatgggaatgatacttggcaatagcctcGGGGGTAGCTCGGCATACGCGTGACCAATGTTCCTTTGATCCACATCGGTAGCACATGTCCATTTCAGTGGAATCCGATTGAACGGTagcttttcccttgttcttgaagtttggggccttcaGGGCAAGGGGTTGGCGCTTCTGGGTCAAATTTCCTCCTTGGATGGGCCTTGACTATGTTGACCTTAGGCCATTACCACGGCCATAATGATTCTTTCGTCGTTTGTGGCTGCTAGAATTGGTCGTATGTGCTTCAGGTGTAGCGCTCGAGCCAGTGGGTCGAGCTTGataattcttcatcaaaagttgGTTCTGCATTtcagtgagaagtaaaatagagatcaaatctgaaaatttggtaaacttttatgccCTATATTATTactgcaggacaatattggtggcatgaaAGGTCGAATATGTATTCTCCAGGAGATTTGATTCTGTTAATTCCACTTTACAGAACTTAACCAGTGATCGGATTCTATGAACTTCAAAGTCGTATTCATTTACGGACTTAAATCTTGGAAGAGAAGATGCTTTTGTGGAATTTGGTATCTTTTTAGTTGAGGTGTCACCACAACCTTAGGATCCTTATAGTTTTAATTGTCATTCATCGGACTTTGTTCACCAGCTTCCCAGTTATCAACTAACCTTTTTTCACTGCACATGCCTTAGCCCTAGTATGTAGTCTTTCGACTTTATGAAGACTACATAATAGGGTTGAACCTTCACTGACATGCATCAACCAAGCAATCTGGATGCCTAACACTAAGCCTAGCACTCTAATGGTTCCAGTATAACACACTGATCTGGTGGTCTAATTAGAGCACCCTGGTCTAGTGGTCTCGATATAACATCATGTACGCCTAGCACTGCCTGTAGTACCTCACCTATAACTATATGCTTAGCACTGCATGCCTAGTTACCTCGCCTAGAACTATATCCCTAGCACTGCATGCCTAGTACGCTGCCTAACATTGGCTAGCACCTCTCCTCGCACTACATGCTTAGCACTGCACATAGAATTGCATGCCTAGCATTTCGCCTAGCATTGCGTGCCTAACACTGAGCCTAGCATTGCAAAATAGGGTCTATCATATATTAAAGGTTTCCTCAATCCATCAATGACCTGGtccttcctttttcctttgGGCCTTGgtattttcttctttccttgGGCCTTGATTGAGCCTTTTCTTGGGCCTACATTGTATTTAGGGGACATAAAGTACACTATTTTAATAAATTCTAAACTTCAACCCATTTATGAGAAACTCTTAGATTTCAGCTAACATGTCATGCGACATTcctaaagttttattttaaatttgcatggttttttaaaaaaattcatcgaATGTAACCAATACCGATACATTCATTGCTAGTTTCAcaaattttcatatcaatattttaaacataGCATATAAACAAAGGataagtaaaattaaaattataaactaCCTGCCATTAACTTTttcattttatgaaaataaaaaaa
Coding sequences:
- the LOC137713193 gene encoding protein trichome birefringence-like, whose product is MTEVTKQQHLPIKGGTLISDVNSLFSILNTRNTAAFAYGIMFAFIALTVFMTFNPTANYTSPYFASIITTSNSTTSTSGSSNSLFSFFFPNGTSSSPPQQDRTVFSPPPQTEPSRSANTTAAPAASATVNKQPTILNPNQTSNVQPIPLVTPKNSTTSPEPTTRLKTQTDNTHNSENATVFTANQTGTTAPKTPVAAGNGSADPAPNSSSTNKSVAEKGVEKNLTAPLLKKRSNETNSGVPAEQGKQGSDDLVKSLMNCDMLHGEWVKDDSYPLYKPGSCPLIDEQFNCILNGRPDKDYQKFKWKPKDCTLPRLDGSHMLELLRGKRLVFVGDSLNRNMWESLVCILRNSVKDKSKVFEANGRTHFRGEASYSFIFKDYNCTVEFFVSPFLVREWEMPEKDGSKRETLRLDLVGRSSDLYKDADIVIFNTGHWWTHEKTSKGKDYYQEGSHVYGELNVLEAFRKALTTWARWVDAKVDPKKSIVFFRGYSASHFSGGQWNSGGQCDSETVPIFNEKYLRPYPPKMLVLEKVLRNMKSHVTYLNITRMTDFRKDGHPSIYRKQKLSKEERTSPKSFQDCSHWCLPGVPDAWNEVLYAELLVKLYENKQQQLQQQKKRA